The following coding sequences lie in one Caldivirga sp. genomic window:
- a CDS encoding ATP-binding protein: MLFDPKPKEDPKDLFDREEEISKLRTGIKYPLTLLLGIRRSGKSSLIKVLMKEEDALWIYLDLRKYEGKLYLNYRDLTQELEKALNTIPDKLRKLLNGVKGVNVMGLEVKLKWGRGKVEVSDLLERLSEIGEREGKRAIIVLDESQELRKLKGYNLLYPLAYAYDNLKVSLVFTGSEVGMVYRFLKLNDAGSPLFGRAFVNVTVPPFPRDKAIEFLRRGFEEVGVRVKDDELEDAYSNLGGIPGWLTYYGFNYLQERDHRKALDKTISLGVSLIMEEFRNFLSIRRGAESRYYAIMRVCVKGCRWSDVKRAIEAKEGVEIDDKRLSELLQNLTDASFLIKENDEYKPADIMISKAFESPINMGSY, encoded by the coding sequence CTGCTATTTGACCCTAAACCTAAAGAAGACCCTAAGGATCTTTTCGATAGGGAAGAGGAGATTAGTAAACTGAGGACTGGGATTAAGTACCCACTTACCCTTCTCCTTGGGATTAGGAGGAGTGGTAAATCCTCGTTAATTAAGGTCTTAATGAAGGAGGAAGATGCATTGTGGATTTACTTAGATTTAAGGAAATACGAGGGTAAGCTTTACTTAAATTACAGGGATCTTACTCAAGAATTAGAGAAGGCGTTAAACACCATTCCAGATAAGCTACGTAAATTACTCAACGGTGTTAAGGGTGTTAATGTAATGGGGCTTGAGGTTAAGTTAAAGTGGGGTAGGGGTAAGGTTGAGGTATCGGACTTACTTGAGAGGCTTTCGGAAATAGGTGAAAGGGAGGGGAAGAGGGCCATTATTGTGCTTGATGAGTCCCAGGAATTAAGGAAGCTGAAGGGTTATAATTTACTGTACCCCTTGGCCTACGCCTATGATAACCTTAAGGTTAGTTTAGTGTTTACAGGAAGTGAAGTAGGCATGGTTTATAGGTTCCTTAAGCTTAATGATGCGGGTTCACCATTATTCGGCAGGGCATTCGTAAACGTCACTGTACCCCCATTCCCTAGGGATAAGGCTATTGAATTCCTAAGGAGGGGGTTCGAGGAGGTGGGCGTTAGGGTTAAGGATGATGAACTTGAGGATGCCTACAGTAATCTCGGTGGCATACCAGGTTGGTTAACTTACTATGGCTTCAATTACCTTCAGGAAAGGGATCATAGGAAGGCGTTAGATAAGACAATATCCCTAGGCGTATCACTTATAATGGAGGAGTTTAGGAACTTCCTAAGCATACGGAGGGGGGCAGAGAGTAGGTACTATGCAATAATGAGGGTGTGCGTTAAGGGTTGTAGGTGGAGTGATGTTAAGAGGGCTATTGAGGCTAAGGAGGGTGTTGAGATTGATGATAAGAGGTTAAGTGAGCTTCTTCAAAACCTTACCGATGCTTCATTCCTCATTAAGGAAAATGATGAGTATAAGCCAGCGGACATAATGATAAGCAAGGCGTTTGAATCACCCATAAATATGGGTTCTTATTAA
- a CDS encoding 4Fe-4S binding protein, whose translation MKTIIQRSPIVSRLTGSCGYPVSDPVAVVQGMSMTAQDSLTVLDTYGFIRHLGELTVASVRGSMVIAVIDLWDIRPLCRLINLPCLEPWDEDSLSTALNEALHYSSVVEKPYVIRLNPLLSRSLCPRLNEVKVLGNRPVFNRNWGVGNRWRLPEQWSISDEWVKLTLSRAREHVRGGDVLVEGYLPADSSVSRSLYVNPLPINELSGVKVVEESRPFMVNLIKGVNPNVEFKDSKAKFDSIVKDAWRIIDNGPIDPAALIRFCLLKLGREGRLGNVPIVVSSPYLIRLSDTVMRPDYNPNPTYFMPRNINDVADVTHINPLAVAKGIGDYSYGSRVTVATSCDAYDNVDDGTLIIIDDQCPPPANVSIIEVNSGMELDKACQLITSILNNGGVAWIRLSGFRSGLKAVVNRNLCDLCGDCIALKCSAIITDEQGYPRIKADECIGCGICVSSCSRGAITLLKPES comes from the coding sequence GTGAAGACGATAATCCAAAGGTCACCCATTGTTAGTAGGCTTACTGGATCATGCGGATACCCTGTATCTGATCCTGTGGCTGTGGTTCAGGGAATGTCCATGACTGCTCAGGATTCATTAACGGTACTGGACACCTACGGCTTCATTAGGCACCTCGGTGAGTTAACAGTAGCCTCAGTGAGGGGCTCCATGGTTATTGCTGTTATTGACCTATGGGACATTAGGCCCCTTTGCAGGTTAATTAACTTACCTTGCCTTGAGCCTTGGGATGAGGATAGTTTAAGCACTGCATTAAATGAGGCTCTTCACTATAGTTCAGTTGTGGAGAAGCCATACGTCATTAGGCTTAACCCCCTCCTCTCAAGGTCACTTTGCCCCAGGCTTAATGAGGTTAAGGTATTGGGTAATAGGCCTGTTTTCAATAGGAATTGGGGTGTGGGGAATAGGTGGAGGTTACCTGAACAGTGGAGTATTAGTGATGAGTGGGTTAAGTTAACATTAAGCAGGGCTAGGGAACATGTGAGGGGTGGTGACGTATTGGTTGAGGGTTACTTACCCGCTGACTCATCGGTATCAAGGAGCCTCTACGTTAATCCACTACCAATTAATGAACTCTCAGGGGTTAAGGTTGTTGAGGAGTCTAGGCCATTCATGGTTAATTTAATTAAGGGAGTTAACCCAAACGTTGAGTTCAAGGATTCTAAGGCTAAGTTCGATTCAATAGTGAAGGATGCTTGGAGGATAATTGATAACGGCCCCATTGACCCAGCGGCATTAATAAGATTCTGCCTACTTAAATTAGGAAGGGAGGGTAGGCTTGGTAATGTACCAATAGTAGTCTCCTCACCCTACCTAATTAGGCTTAGTGATACAGTAATGCGGCCTGACTATAACCCTAACCCCACTTACTTCATGCCTAGGAACATTAATGACGTTGCTGATGTAACCCACATTAACCCCCTAGCCGTTGCTAAGGGTATTGGGGACTACTCATATGGTAGTAGAGTAACTGTTGCAACATCATGCGACGCCTACGATAATGTAGATGATGGTACTCTCATAATTATTGATGACCAATGCCCACCGCCCGCTAATGTGAGTATTATTGAGGTTAATAGTGGTATGGAGCTCGATAAGGCATGCCAATTAATAACCAGTATCCTAAACAATGGTGGTGTAGCCTGGATTAGGCTTAGTGGGTTTAGGAGTGGGTTAAAGGCTGTAGTTAACCGGAACCTATGTGACCTATGTGGAGACTGCATTGCACTTAAGTGCAGCGCCATAATTACTGATGAACAAGGTTACCCAAGGATTAAGGCTGATGAATGCATTGGGTGTGGAATATGCGTAAGCTCATGCAGTAGGGGTGCAATTACCCTTCTTAAACCAGAGTCCTAG
- a CDS encoding mechanosensitive ion channel domain-containing protein has product MSTSVSETSKSEVSRHHAEAMAKLVVYIVLYVAVMAAVQWLITWALPKLHVYIKPYEVYINVLLTLAFGYLIVSAFADVIYWSMRFRYDHSTARAIRNVFLLIGIGALIAGIAGAIGGGVAGVAIGGFLGIVIGFSVQQVLGQAVAGLFLLLARPFRINDHVNLLGEDGIVNDVAVLFTEVIKNDGSKVLIPNNSIIGNKIYILPKNQPQQK; this is encoded by the coding sequence ATGTCTACTAGTGTGTCGGAAACAAGTAAGAGTGAGGTAAGTAGGCATCATGCAGAAGCCATGGCTAAGCTAGTAGTATACATAGTGCTATATGTTGCTGTGATGGCTGCAGTGCAATGGTTAATAACATGGGCTCTTCCAAAGCTTCACGTATACATTAAGCCTTACGAGGTTTACATAAATGTACTACTTACCTTAGCCTTCGGCTACCTAATAGTGTCCGCCTTTGCCGACGTTATATACTGGTCCATGAGGTTTAGGTACGACCATTCCACTGCCAGAGCCATTAGAAACGTATTCCTACTGATAGGTATTGGCGCATTAATTGCGGGAATTGCTGGCGCCATTGGCGGTGGTGTCGCAGGTGTAGCTATTGGTGGTTTCCTAGGAATTGTCATTGGTTTCTCGGTTCAGCAAGTTTTGGGGCAGGCCGTGGCTGGTTTATTTCTGCTGTTGGCGAGGCCATTTAGGATAAATGACCATGTGAACCTGCTTGGTGAGGATGGTATTGTGAATGATGTTGCCGTATTGTTCACAGAGGTCATTAAGAATGATGGTTCTAAGGTCCTAATTCCAAACAACTCAATAATAGGTAACAAAATATACATATTGCCTAAAAATCAGCCGCAGCAGAAGTAA
- the rimI gene encoding ribosomal protein S18-alanine N-acetyltransferase: MGVVTEKLEGAEEITGKGGVRFIIKEFDMSDLEDVVRINRAVLPENYPSYFFVEHHLSFPKAFIVAKVNGETAGYVMSRVEFGWSNLRRGSIVRKGHIVSIGVLPQYRRIGIGYNLMVRSMRAMKHFYKASEVYLEVRVSNKPAISLYEKLGYVTVDVIKGYYHDGEDAYIMAASLDKY, translated from the coding sequence ATGGGTGTGGTCACTGAGAAGCTTGAGGGTGCTGAGGAGATTACTGGTAAGGGTGGTGTTAGGTTTATTATTAAGGAATTCGACATGAGTGACTTGGAGGATGTGGTTAGGATTAATAGGGCTGTCTTACCTGAGAATTATCCATCATACTTCTTCGTTGAGCATCACTTATCATTCCCCAAGGCCTTCATTGTGGCTAAGGTTAACGGTGAGACGGCTGGTTACGTAATGAGTAGGGTTGAGTTTGGTTGGTCCAACTTAAGGAGGGGTAGTATTGTAAGGAAGGGGCATATTGTATCCATTGGCGTGTTGCCCCAGTACAGGAGGATTGGGATTGGGTACAACTTAATGGTTAGGTCAATGAGAGCCATGAAGCACTTCTACAAGGCTAGTGAAGTTTACCTTGAAGTTAGGGTTTCCAATAAACCGGCCATTAGCCTATACGAGAAGTTGGGTTACGTAACCGTGGACGTTATTAAGGGTTATTACCATGACGGTGAGGACGCCTACATTATGGCTGCCTCCCTTGACAAATACTGA
- a CDS encoding Zn-dependent hydrolase — MIRRFWLAKVGDHGEVPGPEVYWMRDFDKWVRLSFYTMIIDTDDGYVLVGTGLVRDLTLRNKFLREWAGSDRCRFTVKDDERIENVLRRLKLTPDDVAHVVITPVQDYTVGGLDLFKKAKIYFSRRGWFEDVVNPKPSPFLNRDVYLPKYVRDYLFEEAWGRIVLLNDEDEVVNGVNVKWTGCHHRSSMAVMVNTKDYVVSLTDSAFTLRNIRENIPIGIAEDIYECLNAYEYLRARSRVIIPAYDPDNVVNFKEWFI; from the coding sequence GTGATTAGGAGGTTTTGGTTAGCTAAGGTTGGGGATCATGGTGAGGTTCCAGGGCCTGAAGTGTATTGGATGAGGGATTTCGATAAGTGGGTTAGGTTAAGCTTCTACACCATGATAATTGACACTGATGATGGATACGTCCTAGTGGGCACTGGCTTAGTTAGGGATCTAACACTAAGGAATAAGTTCCTAAGGGAGTGGGCGGGTAGCGATAGGTGCAGGTTCACTGTTAAGGATGATGAGAGAATTGAGAACGTGTTAAGGAGACTTAAGTTAACGCCAGATGACGTAGCCCACGTGGTAATAACCCCAGTGCAGGACTATACTGTAGGTGGCTTAGACTTATTTAAGAAGGCTAAAATATACTTCTCAAGGAGGGGTTGGTTTGAGGATGTTGTTAACCCGAAGCCGTCCCCGTTCCTGAACAGGGACGTTTACCTACCTAAGTACGTTAGGGATTACTTGTTTGAGGAGGCTTGGGGTAGGATAGTACTGCTTAATGATGAGGATGAGGTTGTTAATGGCGTTAACGTCAAATGGACTGGATGCCACCACAGGAGTTCAATGGCAGTGATGGTTAACACTAAGGATTATGTAGTAAGCCTAACGGACTCAGCCTTCACCCTTAGGAACATTAGGGAGAACATACCCATAGGTATAGCTGAGGATATTTACGAGTGCCTAAACGCCTACGAGTACCTGAGGGCCAGAAGCAGGGTAATCATACCTGCGTATGACCCAGACAACGTAGTTAACTTCAAGGAATGGTTCATTTAA
- a CDS encoding NAD(P)-dependent alcohol dehydrogenase — translation MRARALILREFSGRLRLESIDVKEPGNDESVLVRVIGAGMCKTDVRLWRGVEPREGFKLPFVLGHENAGVVEEVGGKVKGLKPGDKVLVYAIWADPGCRYCRVGKCMQCRDQSIPGQSNYYGGYAEYLYVPDYRYLVKIDIDPVEAAPLADAGLTSYSAVKKTIPYLYPGSLAIVYGMGGLASYAVQYLRKMTPYVTIIAVSRSDEKLKWAEELGAHYAVHPSDLGSIVKSASADGASVLLDFVGNEESARAIPLLEPGGVVVLVGMEGKSYPIPVFDSVAWQYTVIGSNYGSINEMEEMVRFIKDNGVKSYVEKIPLSEDDVNDALVKLSEGKVLGRFVITPWGD, via the coding sequence ATGAGGGCTAGGGCCTTAATCCTAAGGGAGTTCAGCGGGAGGCTTAGGCTTGAGTCCATTGATGTTAAGGAGCCTGGTAATGATGAATCAGTGCTAGTTAGGGTTATTGGGGCTGGAATGTGTAAGACCGATGTTAGGCTATGGAGGGGTGTTGAGCCTAGGGAGGGCTTCAAACTACCCTTCGTCCTAGGTCATGAGAATGCAGGCGTGGTGGAGGAGGTTGGGGGTAAGGTTAAGGGACTTAAGCCTGGGGATAAGGTGCTTGTGTACGCCATTTGGGCTGACCCAGGCTGCAGGTACTGTAGGGTGGGTAAGTGCATGCAGTGTAGGGATCAAAGCATACCAGGTCAGTCAAACTACTACGGTGGGTACGCGGAGTACCTCTATGTACCGGATTACAGGTATTTAGTGAAAATAGACATTGATCCTGTTGAGGCGGCACCCTTGGCTGATGCCGGCTTAACATCCTACTCAGCCGTTAAGAAAACCATACCATACCTGTACCCAGGCTCACTGGCGATAGTTTATGGGATGGGTGGCTTAGCCTCATATGCTGTACAGTACCTTAGAAAGATGACCCCCTACGTCACTATTATTGCAGTATCAAGAAGCGACGAGAAGCTTAAGTGGGCTGAGGAATTAGGTGCCCACTACGCCGTTCACCCAAGCGACTTAGGCAGTATTGTTAAGAGCGCCAGTGCAGACGGTGCATCAGTCCTCCTGGACTTCGTTGGCAATGAGGAGTCAGCAAGGGCAATACCACTTCTTGAACCGGGTGGTGTAGTGGTGTTGGTAGGTATGGAGGGTAAGTCCTACCCCATACCTGTCTTCGACTCCGTGGCTTGGCAGTACACTGTTATTGGGAGTAATTACGGTAGCATTAATGAAATGGAGGAGATGGTTAGGTTCATTAAGGATAATGGAGTTAAGTCGTATGTGGAGAAGATACCGCTTAGCGAGGATGATGTTAATGATGCCTTAGTTAAATTAAGTGAGGGTAAGGTGCTTGGAAGGTTCGTTATAACGCCATGGGGTGATTAA
- a CDS encoding 3-isopropylmalate dehydratase small subunit: protein MAVEGRVIKVGDNIDTDVIIPAKYLVYTDPSILGKHAMEPLDPNFYEKAKNGVILVGGRAFGMGSSREQAAIALKAAGVKAVLAEYFARIFYRNAINNGLPVLTVPGISKMVNDGDNVRVIVDAGEIIINGSRVVKAKPITGVALEILLKGGLLNYLKGK, encoded by the coding sequence TTGGCCGTGGAAGGTAGGGTAATTAAGGTTGGGGATAACATTGACACTGATGTAATAATCCCAGCCAAGTACCTGGTTTACACTGATCCATCAATACTGGGTAAGCATGCCATGGAGCCCCTTGACCCAAACTTCTACGAGAAGGCTAAGAATGGTGTAATACTTGTTGGTGGGAGGGCCTTTGGAATGGGTTCAAGTAGGGAGCAGGCTGCGATAGCGCTTAAGGCGGCTGGGGTTAAGGCTGTGTTGGCGGAGTACTTCGCTAGGATATTCTACAGGAACGCAATAAATAATGGCCTCCCAGTCTTAACTGTGCCGGGCATAAGTAAGATGGTTAATGATGGTGATAATGTACGCGTCATTGTTGATGCCGGTGAAATTATTATAAATGGTTCAAGGGTTGTTAAGGCTAAGCCAATAACTGGGGTAGCCCTTGAAATACTGCTTAAGGGTGGACTACTGAATTACCTAAAGGGTAAGTGA
- a CDS encoding PaREP1 family protein, producing the protein MEELIRVAEEKGISVEDLIIEAVSRLDPQEAVKLRLEAAKRYLAEAEDYLAKGDVAQASEKAYKAAEEVIKALAEKYNLMEHQQAVREGRWFAHMLFTVSTTLSSTLGPWVKEGWDSAYGLHVWGFHEGKLSIEVVKARLNDIKKLIEEASKVL; encoded by the coding sequence ATGGAGGAGCTTATTAGGGTTGCTGAGGAGAAAGGTATTAGCGTTGAGGATTTGATTATTGAGGCGGTCTCTAGGCTGGATCCTCAGGAGGCTGTGAAGCTTAGGCTTGAGGCTGCTAAAAGATACTTGGCTGAGGCTGAGGATTATTTGGCTAAGGGTGATGTTGCTCAAGCCTCTGAGAAAGCGTATAAGGCTGCTGAGGAGGTTATTAAGGCATTAGCGGAGAAGTATAATCTAATGGAACATCAACAAGCTGTGAGGGAAGGCAGGTGGTTCGCTCACATGCTCTTCACGGTCTCAACCACATTATCCAGTACCTTAGGTCCTTGGGTTAAGGAGGGCTGGGACTCAGCCTATGGCCTACATGTCTGGGGATTCCATGAAGGTAAACTAAGCATTGAGGTAGTTAAGGCAAGGCTCAATGACATTAAGAAACTTATTGAGGAAGCTTCTAAGGTACTTTAA